Proteins from one Mycobacterium sp. HUMS_12744610 genomic window:
- a CDS encoding tyrosine-type recombinase/integrase has protein sequence MLVQRVLMPTSSLESWTVLGDGGGSVEPIERYLAYLTDIERSPNTVKAYAHDLKDWFVFLDARSLNWREVRLEDLGEFVSWLRLPPAGRAGAVVLLPSAEHHCSAGTVNRKLAAISGLYTFHARHGVDLGDLVTELHPGRRRRSGWKPFLYHLSSGQPERRRTIKLRTPRQHPTILTAGQVQAILDACIHLRDRLLWALLWDTGIRIGEALGLRHEDVAAAEGELTVAPRSNDNRARAKSATPRTIPISPQLIRLYADYLHDEYGDLDSDYVFVNLWGEPFGHPWGYPAVYDLVLRLRRSTGIDFDPHWYRHTYATRLLRQNTPIEVVSTLLGHSSIATTMDIYGHLSVEDARRALEAAGFLTGQEVQW, from the coding sequence ATGCTTGTGCAACGGGTACTGATGCCCACTTCGTCGCTTGAATCCTGGACGGTCCTCGGCGACGGAGGCGGCTCGGTGGAGCCAATCGAGCGCTACCTGGCCTATCTGACCGACATCGAGCGGTCCCCGAACACGGTCAAGGCCTATGCGCACGACCTGAAGGACTGGTTCGTCTTCCTCGACGCTCGCAGCCTGAACTGGCGCGAGGTCCGATTGGAGGATCTCGGGGAGTTCGTGTCCTGGCTGCGGCTGCCGCCGGCTGGCCGGGCTGGCGCAGTGGTGCTGTTGCCCTCGGCTGAGCATCACTGCTCTGCGGGAACCGTCAACCGGAAGCTGGCGGCGATCAGCGGCCTCTACACGTTTCACGCCCGGCACGGAGTCGACCTCGGCGACTTGGTCACTGAACTGCACCCAGGTCGGCGCCGGCGCTCGGGATGGAAGCCGTTCCTCTACCACCTGAGCAGCGGCCAGCCGGAGCGGCGGCGCACGATCAAGCTCCGGACCCCGCGTCAGCATCCGACCATTCTGACCGCCGGTCAGGTGCAGGCGATCCTAGATGCCTGCATCCACCTGCGGGATCGCTTGTTGTGGGCGTTGTTGTGGGACACAGGGATTCGGATTGGTGAAGCGCTAGGTCTGCGTCACGAGGACGTGGCCGCTGCCGAGGGTGAGTTGACGGTCGCGCCGCGATCCAACGACAACAGGGCGCGCGCCAAGTCGGCGACACCGCGCACCATCCCGATCAGCCCGCAGCTCATCCGCCTCTACGCCGACTACCTGCACGACGAATACGGCGATCTGGACTCCGACTACGTGTTCGTCAACCTCTGGGGCGAACCGTTCGGGCACCCGTGGGGCTATCCCGCGGTCTACGACCTGGTGTTGCGGCTGCGCCGGAGCACCGGCATCGACTTCGATCCCCACTGGTATCGGCACACCTACGCCACGCGTTTGCTCCGCCAGAACACCCCGATCGAGGTCGTCAGCACGCTGCTGGGGCACTCCTCGATCGCGACCACGATGGACATTTACGGGCATCTGTCCGTCGAGGACGCCCGCCGGGCTCTGGAGGCGGCCGGCTTCCTGACCGGGCAGGAGGTGCAGTGGTGA
- a CDS encoding tyrosine-type recombinase/integrase, producing MPDRWPAGVDDVASGVVLAGPGAAPARGPSRINGVLTAVRGMVVHAVATGNGSAGLVSMLYEVADDRDLPAEARNDDGHLAWRMRARHRLREPETTIDRASDEQIVALLRACRSTRDKLIVLLMARGGLRRGEVCGLRRSDVHLLVDSRRLGCEVARAHLHVVRRDDNPNGAWAKSRRQRVVPLDFLVVQAFDVYEFERMRVPAAAGSDFVFVNLFRGRVGAPMRPDAIGELMAAVSRRAGLDTPVRPHQLRHAYGSNVVDAGAGIDVVADLLGHAAVSSSQIYLHPDASRLRAAVDAVPSPREQTGASR from the coding sequence ATGCCGGACCGCTGGCCAGCGGGCGTCGATGACGTCGCTTCGGGAGTGGTGTTGGCCGGTCCGGGGGCCGCCCCGGCGCGGGGCCCATCGCGGATCAACGGGGTGCTCACCGCGGTGCGGGGGATGGTGGTGCACGCGGTCGCGACCGGCAACGGCTCGGCGGGTTTGGTGTCGATGCTGTACGAGGTGGCCGATGACCGAGACCTGCCGGCGGAAGCCCGCAACGACGATGGCCACCTGGCATGGCGGATGCGGGCCCGGCACCGGTTGCGGGAACCGGAAACGACGATCGATCGGGCCAGCGATGAGCAGATCGTCGCGCTGCTGCGGGCCTGCCGGTCCACGCGGGACAAGCTGATCGTGCTGCTGATGGCCAGGGGCGGGCTGCGTCGGGGCGAGGTGTGCGGGCTGCGGCGCAGTGATGTGCACCTGCTGGTGGATTCGCGCCGGTTGGGATGCGAGGTCGCTCGGGCGCATCTGCATGTGGTGCGCCGAGACGACAACCCGAACGGGGCGTGGGCCAAATCGCGCCGACAGCGGGTGGTGCCGCTGGATTTCCTTGTCGTGCAAGCATTCGACGTCTACGAGTTCGAGCGCATGCGAGTTCCGGCCGCGGCGGGTAGTGATTTCGTGTTCGTCAACCTGTTCCGCGGCCGCGTCGGCGCGCCGATGCGGCCCGACGCGATCGGCGAGCTGATGGCAGCGGTCTCCCGCCGGGCCGGATTGGACACCCCGGTCCGCCCGCACCAGCTGCGACACGCCTACGGCAGCAACGTCGTCGACGCCGGGGCCGGTATCGACGTGGTCGCTGATTTGCTCGGACACGCGGCTGTCTCCTCGTCCCAGATCTACCTGCATCCGGACGCATCTCGACTGCGGGCCGCGGTGGACGCGGTGCCCAGCCCCCGCGAACAGACCGGAGCGAGCCGGTGA